One genomic window of Thermoproteales archaeon includes the following:
- a CDS encoding PIN domain-containing protein: protein MKAVIDTNVFIYSLVEDSQFHRKAKDFLFSLDAWFVPSIVFYELFWFFRDQGLKSREIEPLIIQILDSKNCKVIADNGEFLRRALELNRELSPSIFNDMIILVVGEKFKTLATYDKKLRSKARKLGIKVIP, encoded by the coding sequence TTGAAAGCGGTTATTGATACTAATGTTTTTATCTATTCTCTTGTAGAAGACTCGCAGTTTCATAGAAAGGCAAAGGATTTTTTGTTTTCTTTAGATGCTTGGTTTGTGCCAAGTATAGTTTTTTATGAGCTTTTTTGGTTTTTTAGAGATCAAGGATTAAAATCTAGAGAAATTGAGCCATTGATAATTCAGATTTTAGATTCTAAAAACTGTAAGGTAATCGCTGATAACGGAGAATTTCTGAGAAGAGCTCTAGAATTAAACAGAGAGCTTTCCCCATCAATATTTAACGATATGATTATTCTAGTAGTAGGAGAAAAATTTAAGACTCTAGCGACCTACGATAAAAAGCTTCGTTCCAAAGCTAGAAAACTAGGAATAAAAGTTATTCCTTAA
- a CDS encoding AbrB/MazE/SpoVT family DNA-binding domain-containing protein translates to MILTKVTRNYQITIPAEIRKKLNIKEGEYLKVELEGDKIVLSKASREWKTVRLGKKLTIEEIEKSIKRGIKLESGY, encoded by the coding sequence AGGTTACTAGAAACTATCAAATCACTATTCCTGCCGAAATCAGGAAAAAATTGAATATCAAAGAGGGCGAATACCTAAAGGTGGAGCTTGAAGGAGATAAGATAGTTTTGAGTAAAGCGAGTAGGGAGTGGAAGACTGTAAGGCTTGGCAAGAAGCTAACCATCGAAGAAATTGAAAAGAGCATTAAAAGGGGGATAAAACTTGAAAGCGGTTATTGA